Proteins encoded together in one Miscanthus floridulus cultivar M001 chromosome 16, ASM1932011v1, whole genome shotgun sequence window:
- the LOC136511874 gene encoding peroxidase 1-like, whose product MWRERRRRPPLLLLVSGAALLVIGAAIASAPPEAALKVGFYHETCPLAEDVVLAEMRLILMEDATVAPSLLRMHYHDCFVQGCDGSIMLRSRKKGKAERDALPNRSMRGYDAIERIKARLETVCPLTVSCSDIIAMAARDAVYLSHGPWYDVETGRRDGNVTVAEYVENDLPPPDSNIVDVKTFFSVKSLNSKDIAVLFGCHSIGTSHCGPIQKRLYNFTGDMDQDPSLDPAYAAELRKLCPPPSLPGDGAAGEGKVKVPLDPGSNYTFDLSYYRHVLATGGLFQSDGSLLHDPVTRGYVEKVAKAASPDEYYADFAAAMVKMGRTDVLVGDLGEIRPTCGIFVD is encoded by the exons ATGtggagggagcggcggcggcggccgccgctgcTTCTGCTAGTGTCCGGCGCGGCCCTGCTGGTGATCGGCGCCGCAATCGCGAGCGCGCCGCCGGAGGCCGCGCTGAAGGTCGGGTTCTACCATGAGACGTGCCCCCTCGCGGAGGACGTCGTCCTCGCGGAGATGAGGCTCATCCTCATGGAGGACGCCACGGTCGCGCCGTCCCTGCTCCGGATGCACTACCACGACTGCTTCGTGCAG GGCTGCGACGGGTCGATCATGCTCCGGTCAAGGAAGAAGGGGAAGGCGGAGCGGGACGCGCTCCCCAACCGCAGCATGCGAGGGTACGACGCCATCGAGCGGATCAAGGCCCGGCTCGAGACCGTCTGCCCGCTCACCGTCTCCTGCTCCGACATCATCGCCATGGCCGCCAGGGACGCCGTCTACTTG AGCCACGGCCCGTGGTACGACGTGGAGACCGGGCGGCGCGACGGCAACGTCACCGTGGCCGAGTACGTCGAGAACGACCTGCCGCCGCCGGACTCCAACATCGTCGacgtgaagaccttcttcagcgtCAAGTCGCTCAACTCCAAGGACATCGCCGTCCTCTTCG GGTGCCACAGCATCGGGACCTCCCACTGCGGCCCGATCCAGAAGCGGCTGTACAACTTCACCGGCGACATGGACCAGGACCCGTCGCTGGACCCGGCCTACGCCGCCGAGCTCAGGAAGCTCTGCCCGCCTCCCAGTCTCCCCGGCGACGGTGCCGCCGGCGAAGGGAAGGTCAAGGTGCCTTTGGACCCCGGCAGCAACTACACCTTCGACCTCAGCTACTACCGCCACGTGCTCGCCACGGGCGGGCTGTTCCAGTCCGATGGCAGCCTCCTGCACGACCCCGTCACCAGGGGGTACGTCGAGAAGGTGGCCAAGGCGGCGTCGCCGGACGAGTACTACGCGGACTTCGCGGCGGCGATGGTCAAGATGGGCCGCACCGACGTGCTTGTCGGCGATCTCGGGGAGATCAGACCAACTTGTGGCATTTTTGTTGACTAG
- the LOC136511147 gene encoding zinc finger BED domain-containing protein RICESLEEPER 1-like gives MRPRKFALDMDVGWNSTYLMLKHLMPYRSVFSVFINSQSGYPLLNEQHWYIAHKVLQFLELFYDSTVVLSGVYYPTSPLVLHHILEIASHLYEFEHDNTLAAVVVPMKNKFLKYWKNIPLLYSFAFILDPRAKLKGLGNVLDLLALSNNMSYIDYFAEVKSELHKLYDKYESKFGAARLARTTHPSGLTGKRKQAWGKIFGGLVSSGPSSASAGSIVPPGLSELTVYLDSDNVVAYDDDFDILNWWHEHKLTYLVLCTLAKDIMTVPVSTTS, from the coding sequence ATGAGGCCTCGTAAATTTGCTTTGGATATGGATGTTGGATGGAACTCAACCTACCTTATGCTAAAACATCTCATGCCATATAGATCTGTGTTTTCTGTGTTCATCAATTCTCAGTCTGGCTATCCTCTATTGAATGAACAACATTGGTACATTGCTCACAAGGTATTGCAGTTCCTTGAGTTGTTCTATGATTCAACTGTTGTACTTTCTGGTGTTTATTACCCCACTAGTCCTTTGGTACTGCATCACATACTTGAGATTGCATCCCATCTGTATGAATTTGAACATGATAATACTCTTGCTGCTGTAGTTGTGCCAATGAAGAATAAATTTCTTAAGTATTGGAAGAATATACCACTGTTATACTCTTTTGCATTTATTCTGGACCCAAGGGCTAAGTTGAAAGGTCTGGGAAATGTGCTTGACTTGCTTGCTCTAAGTAACAATATgagttacattgattactttgctGAGGTTAAATCTGAGTTGCATAAACTCTATGACAAGTATGAATCTAAGTTTGGTGCTGCTAGGCTAGCTAGAACCACCCATCCATCTGGACTGACAGGTAAGAGAAAGCAGGCATGGGGCAAAATTTTTGGAGGATTAGTTTCTTCTGGCCCTTCAAGTGCATCTGCAGGATCTATTGTGCCTCCTGGTCTCTCTGAGCTCACTGTTTACCTTGACAGTGACAATGTTGTGGCATATGATGATGACTTTGATATCCTCAATTGGTGGCATGAGCATAAACTAACCTATCTAGTTCTCTGTACCTTGGCTAAAGATATTATGACTGTTCCTGTATCAACTACTTCTTAG
- the LOC136511875 gene encoding peroxidase 1-like translates to MASRAALLALLLSAFAASAAVAQLDEKFYSQSCPSVEDVVRKEMVRALSVAPSLAGPLLRMHFHDCFVRGCDGSVLLDSTANNTAEKDAKPNLTLRGFSFIERVKAAVEKACPDTVSCADLLALMARDAVWLSKGPFWAVPLGRRDGRVSISNETKQLPPPTGNFTKLTQLFAVKNLDTKDLVVLSAGHTIGTSHCFSFSDRLYNFTGLDNARDIDPTLNLAYMARLRGKCPSLDDNTTLVEMDPGSFKTFDLGYFANVAKRRGLFHSDGALLTDPFTRAYVLRHATGGYKEEFFADFAASMLKMGAVDVLTGSQGEIRKKCNVVN, encoded by the exons ATGGCGTCCAGGGCGGCTCTCCTGGCGCTTCTGCTCTCGGCGTTCGCAgcgtcggcggcggtggcgcagcTGGATGAGAAGTTCTACAGCCAGTCGTGCCCCAGCGTGGAGGATGTCGTCCGGAAGGAGATGGTGCGCGCGCTCTCCGTCGCGCCCAGCCTCGCCGGGCCGCTCCTCAGGATGcacttccacgactgcttcgtcagG GGATGCGACGGCTCGGTCCTCCTTGACTCCACGGCGAACAACACCGCGGAGAAGGACGCGAAGCCGAACCTGACGCTGCGCGGTTTCAGCTTCATCGAGAGGGTCAAGGCCGCGGTGGAGAAGGCGTGCCCTGACACCGTCTCCTGCGCCGACTTGCTAGCCCTCATGGCCAGGGACGCAGTGTGGCTG agCAAGGGCCCGTTCTGGGCGGTCCCTCTGGGGCGGCGGGACGGCAGGGTGTCCATCTCCAACGAGACCAAACAGCTGCCGCCGCCCACGGGCAACTTCACGAAGCTGACCCAGCTGTTCGCCGTCAAGAACCTGGACACCAAGGACCTGGTGGTGCTCTCGGCCGGCCACACCATCGGCACGTCGCACTGCTTCTCCTTCTCGGACCGGCTCTACAACTTCACGGGGCTGGACAACGCCCGCGACATCGACCCGACGCTGAACCTGGCGTACATGGCGCGCCTCCGCGGAAAGTGCCCGAGCCTGGACGACAACACCACGCTGGTGGAGATGGACCCCGGGAGCTTCAAGACCTTCGACCTGGGCTACTTCGCCAACGTGGCCAAGCGCAGGGGCCTCTTCCACTCCGACGGCGCGCTGCTCACCGACCCCTTCACCCGCGCCTACGTGCTCCGCCACGCCACGGGCGGCTACAAGGAGGAGTTCTTCGCCGACTTCGCCGCGTCCATGCTGAAGATGGGCGCCGTCGACGTGCTCACCGGCAGCCAGGGCGAGATCAGGAAGAAGTGCAACGTCGTCAACTAA